One Oncorhynchus nerka isolate Pitt River unplaced genomic scaffold, Oner_Uvic_2.0 unplaced_scaffold_4761, whole genome shotgun sequence DNA segment encodes these proteins:
- the LOC135566478 gene encoding uncharacterized protein LOC135566478 — protein MRRGGGICTGGGGDTCAVVGGHVPWWGSTRAVVGAHAPWWGHTRRGWGTCAVVGGTCAVVVVGDTCARGGVPGGHAPWWGTSPPVGTHAPVVGGTRAVVVGGHRAVVGGHATWWWWGHTAVVEEHTHPVWGDIASWWGDTCARGGGGEHAPGGGAHTPWWGGAHAPVVGGHAPWWWWGHRAVVGDHRVVGGTRAPWWGAYAPWWGAYAPWWWWGHIAVVGGTRAVVGGTRAVVGGGTCAVVVVGGHMRRGGGHAVVVEGGDTRAVVGRHTRPWWGGHMRRGGGDMRRGGGGDTRAVVGDTRRGGGHTRRVVGGTRTVVSGGDTCAVVGGHVPWWGGTRAVVGGHTRRGGGHMRRGGGHMHRGGGGDTCAVVGGHAAQELTGLKLTDVPVNGDG, from the exons atgcgccgtggtgggggcaTATGCACCGGTGGTGGTGGggacacatgcgccgtggtggggggacacgTGCCGTGGTGGGGGAGCACACGCGCCGTGGTGGGGGCACACGCGCCGTGGTGGGGGCACACGCGCCGTGggtgggggacatgcgccgtggtggggggcacatgcgccgtggtggtggtgggggacacaTGCGCCCGTGGCGGTGTGCCCGgaggacatgcgccgtggtgggggacaTCGCCGCCAGTGGGGACACACGCGCCCGTGGTGGGGGGCACACGCGCCGTGGTGGTGGGGGGACatcgcgccgtggtggggggacatgccacgtggtggtggtggggacacACCGCCGTGGTGGAGGAGCACACGCACCCAGTGTGGGGGGACATCGCCTCGTGGTGGGGGGACACATGCGCACGTGGTGGTGGAGGGGAACACGCGCCTGGTGGGGGAGCACACACGCCGTGGTGGGGAGGGGCACATGCGcccgtggtggggggacatgcgccgtggtggtggtggggacacCGCGCCGTGGTGGGGGACCACCGCGTGGTGGGGGGCACAcgcgcgccgtggtggggggcatatgcgccgtggtggggggcatatgcaccgtggtggtggtggggacacatcgccgtggtggggggcacacgcgccgtggtggggggcacACGCGCCGTGGTGGGTGGGGgaacatgcgccgtggtggtggtggggggacacatgcgccgtggtgggggacaTGCCGTGGTGGTGGAAGGTGGGGACACACGCGCCGTGGTGGGGAGGCACACGCGCCCGTGGTGGGGAGggcacatgcgccgtggtgggggggacatgcgccgtggtggtggtggggacacacgcgccgtggtgggggacacgcgccgtggtggggggcacACGCGCCGCGTGGTGGGGGGCACACGCACCGTGGTGAGTGGTGGggacacatgcgccgtggtggggggacacgTGCCGTGGTGGGGGGGCAcacgcgccgtggtgggggggcacacgcgccgtggtggggggcatatgcgccgtggtggggggcatatgcaccgtggtggtggtggggacacatgcgccgtggtggggggacac GCTGCGCAGGAGTTGACCGGGCTGAAGCTGACAGATGTCCCAGTTAACGGTgatggctaa